Proteins encoded within one genomic window of Arachis ipaensis cultivar K30076 chromosome B08, Araip1.1, whole genome shotgun sequence:
- the LOC107613020 gene encoding uncharacterized protein LOC107613020 isoform X4 produces the protein MASISGSRSGGKILRSRRRAATSRTPYDRPAPPPPSASAAPPSANWLSRYVLSPTRFIASGTGKLFSTLLDLDSPSPTSSSSDESSPCSSAAGSSSEEVGAFDDEIDNTVEGDDALNKGLQPLVASSESKLVIEQLLMKESFSREEGDRLIKIIRSRVVDFPVNDDEEDKGSRDIASPELCSAAVLEAKKWLQEKKSGLESNSDLGYGIRSLDLVTLTQVPTDEGSPVDVAKSYMRSRPPWASPSLDHIKPPTPVGIQLFKEQTPHLFGGNSTSSSKLKRDTPATGSWSIQDELRRVRSRATEEMLRTVPSSKIDLSPFPMGNTNNVHTSAIENIKVSSGEKAHNFTNVEYPLSNLASGISGLESKLNGSLPESLPSGPANINSDQKQDFGAVQQSKGSQDGYGEITTSGKGDGSLNDVHRDGGLVYVDATNDTNGDNHQLDSGLKSSLHDENGSVIKEKVVVEAALPNGNSGPRIHAGQDIEQNRETLDNEPSTVYSRQEETTAQRVLERDNCKVLSESIEIPDSQNSSSIQYEVQEDNNLPGSEGGLKAIQSSIAKRKGKRATRSNTRGDWAKGVK, from the exons ATGGCTTCTATTTCCGGATCTCGATCGGGCGGCAAAATTCTCCGCTCCCGCCGCCGCGCCGCCACCTCCAGGACACCATACGACCGCCCCGCTCCGCCGCCACCTTCCGCTTCCGCCGCTCCTCCGAGCGCTAACTGGCTCTCCCGCTACGTTCTCTCCCCGACGCGTTTCATTGCCTCTGGCACCGGGAAGTTATTCTCCACCCTTTTGGATCTCGATAGCCCTTCACCTACTTCGTCGTCTTCGGATGAGTCTTCTCCATGCTCTTCTGCTGCTGGTTCCAGTTCAG AGGAGGTTGGTGCTTTCGATGATGAAATTGATAACACTGTCGAAGGTGATGATGCATTGAACAAG GGGCTCCAGCCATTAGTTGCGAGTAGCGAAAGCAAGCTTGTCATTGAGCAGCTACTTATGAAGGAGTCATTCTCAAG GGAAGAAGGTGATAGATTGATAAAAATAATCCGCTCACGAGTTGTCGATTTTCctgtcaatgatgatgaagaagataaGGGGTCAAGAG ATATAGCTTCACCTGAACTCTGTAGTGCTGCTGTTTTGGAGGCCAAGAAATGGCTGCAGGAAAAGAAGTCAGGATTAGAATCAAACTCAGATTTGGGTTATGGAATACGTAGTTTGGATTTGGTTACATTAACTCAA GTTCCCACAGATGAAGGATCACCTGTGGATGTGGCGAAGTCATACATGCGCTCACGCCCTCCATGGGCATCTCCCTCCCTAGACCATATCAAGCCTCCAACACCAGTTGGAATTCAACTCTTTAAAGAACAAACACCACATCTATTCGGTGGCAATTCTACATCCTCCTCCAAG TTGAAAAGGGAtactcctgctactggttcatgGAGTATTCAGGATGAATTACGAAGAGTAAGATCCAGGGCAACGGAGGAGATGCTTAGGACAGTTCCTTCCTCAAAAATCGATTTGTCTCCTTTTCCTATGGGAAATACAAATAATGTACACACTTCAGCTATTGAAAACATCAAAGTTAGTTCTGGAGAGAAAGCACATAATTTTACAAATGTAGAATATCCATTATCAAACTTGGCTAGTGGAATCAGTG GTTTGGAGAGTAAACTGAATGGTTCCCTGCCTGAATCTCTTCCATCTGGTCCAGCTAATATTAATTCTGATCAGAAGCAG GATTTTGGAGCTGTCCAGCAAAGTAAAG GTTCACAAGATGGCTATGGAGAAATAACTACTTCAGGAAAGGGAGATGGGTCCTTAAATGATGTGCACAG GGATGGTGGTCTGGTGTACGTTGATGCCACGAATGACACAAATGGGGATAATCATCAGCTAGACTCAG GTTTAAAATCTAGTTTACATGATGAAAACGGCTCAGTAATCAAAGAGAAGGTTGTAGTAGAAGCTGCATTACCAAATGGGAATTCAGGGCCCAG AATTCATGCAGGGCAGGATATTGAACAGAACAGGGAGACACTTGATAATGAACCCAGTACAGTTTATTCAAGGCAGGAGGAGACGACAGCTCAGAGGGTTCTTGAACGAGATAACTGTAAGGTGTTGAGTGAATCCATTGAAATACCTGACTCTCAGAACAGTTCCAGCATACAGTATGAGGTTCAAGAAGACAATAATCTGCCAGGTTCGGAAGGTGGCTTGAAAGCCATACAAAGTAGTATTGCCAAGCGAAAGGGTAAGAGAGCTACCAGATCCAACACGAGAGGAGACTGGGCCAAGGGTGTCAAATAA
- the LOC107613020 gene encoding uncharacterized protein LOC107613020 isoform X1: MASISGSRSGGKILRSRRRAATSRTPYDRPAPPPPSASAAPPSANWLSRYVLSPTRFIASGTGKLFSTLLDLDSPSPTSSSSDESSPCSSAAGSSSEEVGAFDDEIDNTVEGDDALNKGLQPLVASSESKLVIEQLLMKESFSREEGDRLIKIIRSRVVDFPVNDDEEDKGSRDIASPELCSAAVLEAKKWLQEKKSGLESNSDLGYGIRSLDLVTLTQVPTDEGSPVDVAKSYMRSRPPWASPSLDHIKPPTPVGIQLFKEQTPHLFGGNSTSSSKVHLLKRDTPATGSWSIQDELRRVRSRATEEMLRTVPSSKIDLSPFPMGNTNNVHTSAIENIKVSSGEKAHNFTNVEYPLSNLASGISGEASPGLESKLNGSLPESLPSGPANINSDQKQDFGAVQQSKGSQDGYGEITTSGKGDGSLNDVHRDGGLVYVDATNDTNGDNHQLDSGLKSSLHDENGSVIKEKVVVEAALPNGNSGPRIHAGQDIEQNRETLDNEPSTVYSRQEETTAQRVLERDNCKVLSESIEIPDSQNSSSIQYEVQEDNNLPGSEGGLKAIQSSIAKRKGKRATRSNTRGDWAKGVK; encoded by the exons ATGGCTTCTATTTCCGGATCTCGATCGGGCGGCAAAATTCTCCGCTCCCGCCGCCGCGCCGCCACCTCCAGGACACCATACGACCGCCCCGCTCCGCCGCCACCTTCCGCTTCCGCCGCTCCTCCGAGCGCTAACTGGCTCTCCCGCTACGTTCTCTCCCCGACGCGTTTCATTGCCTCTGGCACCGGGAAGTTATTCTCCACCCTTTTGGATCTCGATAGCCCTTCACCTACTTCGTCGTCTTCGGATGAGTCTTCTCCATGCTCTTCTGCTGCTGGTTCCAGTTCAG AGGAGGTTGGTGCTTTCGATGATGAAATTGATAACACTGTCGAAGGTGATGATGCATTGAACAAG GGGCTCCAGCCATTAGTTGCGAGTAGCGAAAGCAAGCTTGTCATTGAGCAGCTACTTATGAAGGAGTCATTCTCAAG GGAAGAAGGTGATAGATTGATAAAAATAATCCGCTCACGAGTTGTCGATTTTCctgtcaatgatgatgaagaagataaGGGGTCAAGAG ATATAGCTTCACCTGAACTCTGTAGTGCTGCTGTTTTGGAGGCCAAGAAATGGCTGCAGGAAAAGAAGTCAGGATTAGAATCAAACTCAGATTTGGGTTATGGAATACGTAGTTTGGATTTGGTTACATTAACTCAA GTTCCCACAGATGAAGGATCACCTGTGGATGTGGCGAAGTCATACATGCGCTCACGCCCTCCATGGGCATCTCCCTCCCTAGACCATATCAAGCCTCCAACACCAGTTGGAATTCAACTCTTTAAAGAACAAACACCACATCTATTCGGTGGCAATTCTACATCCTCCTCCAAGGTGCATTTG TTGAAAAGGGAtactcctgctactggttcatgGAGTATTCAGGATGAATTACGAAGAGTAAGATCCAGGGCAACGGAGGAGATGCTTAGGACAGTTCCTTCCTCAAAAATCGATTTGTCTCCTTTTCCTATGGGAAATACAAATAATGTACACACTTCAGCTATTGAAAACATCAAAGTTAGTTCTGGAGAGAAAGCACATAATTTTACAAATGTAGAATATCCATTATCAAACTTGGCTAGTGGAATCAGTGGTGAGGCCTCTCCTG GTTTGGAGAGTAAACTGAATGGTTCCCTGCCTGAATCTCTTCCATCTGGTCCAGCTAATATTAATTCTGATCAGAAGCAG GATTTTGGAGCTGTCCAGCAAAGTAAAG GTTCACAAGATGGCTATGGAGAAATAACTACTTCAGGAAAGGGAGATGGGTCCTTAAATGATGTGCACAG GGATGGTGGTCTGGTGTACGTTGATGCCACGAATGACACAAATGGGGATAATCATCAGCTAGACTCAG GTTTAAAATCTAGTTTACATGATGAAAACGGCTCAGTAATCAAAGAGAAGGTTGTAGTAGAAGCTGCATTACCAAATGGGAATTCAGGGCCCAG AATTCATGCAGGGCAGGATATTGAACAGAACAGGGAGACACTTGATAATGAACCCAGTACAGTTTATTCAAGGCAGGAGGAGACGACAGCTCAGAGGGTTCTTGAACGAGATAACTGTAAGGTGTTGAGTGAATCCATTGAAATACCTGACTCTCAGAACAGTTCCAGCATACAGTATGAGGTTCAAGAAGACAATAATCTGCCAGGTTCGGAAGGTGGCTTGAAAGCCATACAAAGTAGTATTGCCAAGCGAAAGGGTAAGAGAGCTACCAGATCCAACACGAGAGGAGACTGGGCCAAGGGTGTCAAATAA
- the LOC107613020 gene encoding uncharacterized protein LOC107613020 isoform X3: MASISGSRSGGKILRSRRRAATSRTPYDRPAPPPPSASAAPPSANWLSRYVLSPTRFIASGTGKLFSTLLDLDSPSPTSSSSDESSPCSSAAGSSSEEVGAFDDEIDNTVEGDDALNKGLQPLVASSESKLVIEQLLMKESFSREEGDRLIKIIRSRVVDFPVNDDEEDKGSRDIASPELCSAAVLEAKKWLQEKKSGLESNSDLGYGIRSLDLVTLTQVPTDEGSPVDVAKSYMRSRPPWASPSLDHIKPPTPVGIQLFKEQTPHLFGGNSTSSSKVHLLKRDTPATGSWSIQDELRRVRSRATEEMLRTVPSSKIDLSPFPMGNTNNVHTSAIENIKVSSGEKAHNFTNVEYPLSNLASGISGLESKLNGSLPESLPSGPANINSDQKQDFGAVQQSKGSQDGYGEITTSGKGDGSLNDVHRDGGLVYVDATNDTNGDNHQLDSGLKSSLHDENGSVIKEKVVVEAALPNGNSGPRIHAGQDIEQNRETLDNEPSTVYSRQEETTAQRVLERDNCKVLSESIEIPDSQNSSSIQYEVQEDNNLPGSEGGLKAIQSSIAKRKGKRATRSNTRGDWAKGVK, from the exons ATGGCTTCTATTTCCGGATCTCGATCGGGCGGCAAAATTCTCCGCTCCCGCCGCCGCGCCGCCACCTCCAGGACACCATACGACCGCCCCGCTCCGCCGCCACCTTCCGCTTCCGCCGCTCCTCCGAGCGCTAACTGGCTCTCCCGCTACGTTCTCTCCCCGACGCGTTTCATTGCCTCTGGCACCGGGAAGTTATTCTCCACCCTTTTGGATCTCGATAGCCCTTCACCTACTTCGTCGTCTTCGGATGAGTCTTCTCCATGCTCTTCTGCTGCTGGTTCCAGTTCAG AGGAGGTTGGTGCTTTCGATGATGAAATTGATAACACTGTCGAAGGTGATGATGCATTGAACAAG GGGCTCCAGCCATTAGTTGCGAGTAGCGAAAGCAAGCTTGTCATTGAGCAGCTACTTATGAAGGAGTCATTCTCAAG GGAAGAAGGTGATAGATTGATAAAAATAATCCGCTCACGAGTTGTCGATTTTCctgtcaatgatgatgaagaagataaGGGGTCAAGAG ATATAGCTTCACCTGAACTCTGTAGTGCTGCTGTTTTGGAGGCCAAGAAATGGCTGCAGGAAAAGAAGTCAGGATTAGAATCAAACTCAGATTTGGGTTATGGAATACGTAGTTTGGATTTGGTTACATTAACTCAA GTTCCCACAGATGAAGGATCACCTGTGGATGTGGCGAAGTCATACATGCGCTCACGCCCTCCATGGGCATCTCCCTCCCTAGACCATATCAAGCCTCCAACACCAGTTGGAATTCAACTCTTTAAAGAACAAACACCACATCTATTCGGTGGCAATTCTACATCCTCCTCCAAGGTGCATTTG TTGAAAAGGGAtactcctgctactggttcatgGAGTATTCAGGATGAATTACGAAGAGTAAGATCCAGGGCAACGGAGGAGATGCTTAGGACAGTTCCTTCCTCAAAAATCGATTTGTCTCCTTTTCCTATGGGAAATACAAATAATGTACACACTTCAGCTATTGAAAACATCAAAGTTAGTTCTGGAGAGAAAGCACATAATTTTACAAATGTAGAATATCCATTATCAAACTTGGCTAGTGGAATCAGTG GTTTGGAGAGTAAACTGAATGGTTCCCTGCCTGAATCTCTTCCATCTGGTCCAGCTAATATTAATTCTGATCAGAAGCAG GATTTTGGAGCTGTCCAGCAAAGTAAAG GTTCACAAGATGGCTATGGAGAAATAACTACTTCAGGAAAGGGAGATGGGTCCTTAAATGATGTGCACAG GGATGGTGGTCTGGTGTACGTTGATGCCACGAATGACACAAATGGGGATAATCATCAGCTAGACTCAG GTTTAAAATCTAGTTTACATGATGAAAACGGCTCAGTAATCAAAGAGAAGGTTGTAGTAGAAGCTGCATTACCAAATGGGAATTCAGGGCCCAG AATTCATGCAGGGCAGGATATTGAACAGAACAGGGAGACACTTGATAATGAACCCAGTACAGTTTATTCAAGGCAGGAGGAGACGACAGCTCAGAGGGTTCTTGAACGAGATAACTGTAAGGTGTTGAGTGAATCCATTGAAATACCTGACTCTCAGAACAGTTCCAGCATACAGTATGAGGTTCAAGAAGACAATAATCTGCCAGGTTCGGAAGGTGGCTTGAAAGCCATACAAAGTAGTATTGCCAAGCGAAAGGGTAAGAGAGCTACCAGATCCAACACGAGAGGAGACTGGGCCAAGGGTGTCAAATAA
- the LOC107613020 gene encoding uncharacterized protein LOC107613020 isoform X2 codes for MASISGSRSGGKILRSRRRAATSRTPYDRPAPPPPSASAAPPSANWLSRYVLSPTRFIASGTGKLFSTLLDLDSPSPTSSSSDESSPCSSAAGSSSEEVGAFDDEIDNTVEGDDALNKGLQPLVASSESKLVIEQLLMKESFSREEGDRLIKIIRSRVVDFPVNDDEEDKGSRDIASPELCSAAVLEAKKWLQEKKSGLESNSDLGYGIRSLDLVTLTQVPTDEGSPVDVAKSYMRSRPPWASPSLDHIKPPTPVGIQLFKEQTPHLFGGNSTSSSKLKRDTPATGSWSIQDELRRVRSRATEEMLRTVPSSKIDLSPFPMGNTNNVHTSAIENIKVSSGEKAHNFTNVEYPLSNLASGISGEASPGLESKLNGSLPESLPSGPANINSDQKQDFGAVQQSKGSQDGYGEITTSGKGDGSLNDVHRDGGLVYVDATNDTNGDNHQLDSGLKSSLHDENGSVIKEKVVVEAALPNGNSGPRIHAGQDIEQNRETLDNEPSTVYSRQEETTAQRVLERDNCKVLSESIEIPDSQNSSSIQYEVQEDNNLPGSEGGLKAIQSSIAKRKGKRATRSNTRGDWAKGVK; via the exons ATGGCTTCTATTTCCGGATCTCGATCGGGCGGCAAAATTCTCCGCTCCCGCCGCCGCGCCGCCACCTCCAGGACACCATACGACCGCCCCGCTCCGCCGCCACCTTCCGCTTCCGCCGCTCCTCCGAGCGCTAACTGGCTCTCCCGCTACGTTCTCTCCCCGACGCGTTTCATTGCCTCTGGCACCGGGAAGTTATTCTCCACCCTTTTGGATCTCGATAGCCCTTCACCTACTTCGTCGTCTTCGGATGAGTCTTCTCCATGCTCTTCTGCTGCTGGTTCCAGTTCAG AGGAGGTTGGTGCTTTCGATGATGAAATTGATAACACTGTCGAAGGTGATGATGCATTGAACAAG GGGCTCCAGCCATTAGTTGCGAGTAGCGAAAGCAAGCTTGTCATTGAGCAGCTACTTATGAAGGAGTCATTCTCAAG GGAAGAAGGTGATAGATTGATAAAAATAATCCGCTCACGAGTTGTCGATTTTCctgtcaatgatgatgaagaagataaGGGGTCAAGAG ATATAGCTTCACCTGAACTCTGTAGTGCTGCTGTTTTGGAGGCCAAGAAATGGCTGCAGGAAAAGAAGTCAGGATTAGAATCAAACTCAGATTTGGGTTATGGAATACGTAGTTTGGATTTGGTTACATTAACTCAA GTTCCCACAGATGAAGGATCACCTGTGGATGTGGCGAAGTCATACATGCGCTCACGCCCTCCATGGGCATCTCCCTCCCTAGACCATATCAAGCCTCCAACACCAGTTGGAATTCAACTCTTTAAAGAACAAACACCACATCTATTCGGTGGCAATTCTACATCCTCCTCCAAG TTGAAAAGGGAtactcctgctactggttcatgGAGTATTCAGGATGAATTACGAAGAGTAAGATCCAGGGCAACGGAGGAGATGCTTAGGACAGTTCCTTCCTCAAAAATCGATTTGTCTCCTTTTCCTATGGGAAATACAAATAATGTACACACTTCAGCTATTGAAAACATCAAAGTTAGTTCTGGAGAGAAAGCACATAATTTTACAAATGTAGAATATCCATTATCAAACTTGGCTAGTGGAATCAGTGGTGAGGCCTCTCCTG GTTTGGAGAGTAAACTGAATGGTTCCCTGCCTGAATCTCTTCCATCTGGTCCAGCTAATATTAATTCTGATCAGAAGCAG GATTTTGGAGCTGTCCAGCAAAGTAAAG GTTCACAAGATGGCTATGGAGAAATAACTACTTCAGGAAAGGGAGATGGGTCCTTAAATGATGTGCACAG GGATGGTGGTCTGGTGTACGTTGATGCCACGAATGACACAAATGGGGATAATCATCAGCTAGACTCAG GTTTAAAATCTAGTTTACATGATGAAAACGGCTCAGTAATCAAAGAGAAGGTTGTAGTAGAAGCTGCATTACCAAATGGGAATTCAGGGCCCAG AATTCATGCAGGGCAGGATATTGAACAGAACAGGGAGACACTTGATAATGAACCCAGTACAGTTTATTCAAGGCAGGAGGAGACGACAGCTCAGAGGGTTCTTGAACGAGATAACTGTAAGGTGTTGAGTGAATCCATTGAAATACCTGACTCTCAGAACAGTTCCAGCATACAGTATGAGGTTCAAGAAGACAATAATCTGCCAGGTTCGGAAGGTGGCTTGAAAGCCATACAAAGTAGTATTGCCAAGCGAAAGGGTAAGAGAGCTACCAGATCCAACACGAGAGGAGACTGGGCCAAGGGTGTCAAATAA